Proteins from a genomic interval of Cyclopterus lumpus isolate fCycLum1 chromosome 18, fCycLum1.pri, whole genome shotgun sequence:
- the LOC117747641 gene encoding GTPase IMAP family member 7-like, protein MNMSNSKRIAVLGKTGVGKSSLANTIFGGQGFKIGHTVNSETRRCQAVTKSVNGGNITLIDTPGFFDTDRSEEELKSEIVRCITEFAPGPHAFLIVLKVERFTEQEQAVVTKIHQYFSEEVLQFVTVLFTHGDQLPEGETIEDFVRHNKHMRDLVRKCGGRCHVIDNKYWKNNQQDEYRNNQFQVKELLKTIDKMVEENEGRCYTNEMLQAVEERIRQEMQLIKQTAGNKSEGEIREEAKENVFTWLWSKVSGFLSSALWGAFLGLSEMVKDVITALTGGGGMAKITVGRAVGAALGGALQGAIKGHNASEGANSPGEAATKAANAFMK, encoded by the coding sequence TGTCAAACAGCAAGAGAATTGCCGTCCTGGGAAAAACTGGAGTTGGGAAAAGCAGCCTGGCTAACACCATATTTGGAGGACAAGGGTTCAAGATCGGACACACTGTGAACTCTGAAACAAGAAGATGTCAAGCAGTAACTAAATCTGTCAATGGAGGAAACATCACTTTGATTGACACTCCTGGTTTCTTCGACACAGATCGatctgaggaggagctgaagtctGAAATAGTGAGGTGCATCACAGAGTTCGCTCCTGGGCCTCATGCCTTTCTCATTGTGCTCAAAGTGGAGAGATTCACCGAACAGGAGCAGGCTGTCGTCACTAAAATACATCAATACTTTTCTGAAGAAGTTTTACAGTTTGTGACAGTTCTCTTTACTCATGGTGACCAGCTCCCTGAAGGAGAGACCATTGAGGACTTTGTCCGTCATAATAAGCATATGAGGGATCTGGTGAGAAAGTGTGGAGGCCGCTGCCACGTCATTGATAATAAATACTGGAAGAACAACCAGCAGGATGAATACAGGAACAACCAGTTCCAGGTGAAGGAGCTCCTCAAGACAATAGATAAGATGGTTGAGGAAAACGAAGGAAGATGCTACACCAATGAGATGCTACAAGCAGTGGAGGAAAGAATAAGGCAGGAGATGCAACTCATTAAACAGACAGCAGGAAACAAGTCAGAGGgagagatcagagaggaggCTAAAGAGAACGTATTTACGTGGCTTTGGAGCAAAGTGTCTGGTTTCTTATCAAGTGCATTGTGGGGAGCCTTTTTGGGTCTATCAGAGATGGTGAAAGATGTTATCACAGCTTtaacaggaggaggtggaatggCAAAAATCACAGTGGGAAGGGCAGTTGGTGCTGCTCTAGGAGGAGCGCTGCAAGGAGCTATTAAAGGACACAATGCATCTGAGGGAGCAAACTCACCAGGCGAAGCAGCAACGAAGGCAGCAAACGCTTTCATGAAGTAA